In Eulemur rufifrons isolate Redbay chromosome 2, OSU_ERuf_1, whole genome shotgun sequence, the sequence TAGTAGtcatataattttatagatttttactaatgaatttatatattgaatgtctatgaaaaaatactcaatgatTTTATATGTCTATTTTGCTGTAGATCTCTAATTATCCTCATATGTTAACTGTGAATTTAAAGTAATTTAGTATTAATTTTGTCAGCATAGGTTATGATTCTAccattaaaaaagtgaaatgcCGCATTCTACATAATCTATTCAAATTATCATATCATAGTATTTGAAAGTTGTGCTAATTATGTAGTGCTAAAGCCTAGAAGTTCTGTGCAGAGCTAACATGATGGAACAGTAATTTTCTCATGGCCCCTTGCATTTTCTGATTTCTCAGGGTGTAAATAATAGGATTCAGTAAGGGTGTGATAACAGTGTAAAATACAGGAAGCGTTTTATTGCTTGCCAAAGCACTGAATGGCCAGGCATAGATAAAGATACAAGGTCCAAAGAACAGAGTGACCACAATGATGTGGGCAGACAATGTGGATAGAGCCTTGGAGAGCCCTCCCGATGATTTCTGTCGTACAGTGACCAGAATGACAGTGTAGGAGACAAGCAAGAGGATGAAACAGATAAAAGAGAGCAGCCCACTGTCAGCAATGACAAATAATTCCAGGGCATATGTTTCAACACAAGCAAGCTTGATCACAAGGGGAAGGTCACAAAATATGCTGTTTATGACATTGTGGCCACAGAAAGGCAAGTTCACTGTTAATACCATCTGGCTCATGGTGTGTGTAAAACCAATGATCCATGAAAGTATCACAAACCCTTTCAGCAACCTGTGGCTCATGATTGTCCTGTAGTGCAGGGGTTTACATATGGCTACATATCTGTCAAAGGCCATGACTAGCAAAAGAGTCATCTCAGCGCCCCCAAAGAAGTGCATAAAAAACATCTGGGCCATGCAGCCCCATACAGAGATGGTCTTGTGTTCACTGAGCAAGTCTGTGATCATCTTGGGTGTAGTGGCTGTGGAGAGACACATGTCCAAGAAAGAGAGGTTTCCAAGAAGGAAGTACATGGGAGAATGAAGAGTTGAACTAAATATCACGGTGACCATAATGAGAATGTTTCCCACCACAGTAGCACCATAGATTAAGGAAAAtgtcacaaagaagaaaatttgaagttcCCATCGTTCAGAAAATCCTAGTAAAATAAACTCAGTCACTACAGATCCATTTTTAGCATCCATTTACCCAACTCAGAGAGGTTCCAGAAGTTCTTATatatgcaaaaagaataaaaaaataagccacaGTTAGCACCAATATTGTCTTATTTCTGTTAGTTGGTGATAATAATAGTTGATGCTATGAGaacatataatttcaaatatatcaaCACATCAAAGCTTATAATTTGAGATTAGTTTATGTATCTCATCTCTTTGAAACAATATTCTTATAGACAGAGAAACTATAAAGCATTTGAAGGAGTAGAAACTCCATTTTCTAATGTCTGATTCTATGAAATGATACTCTCGGCAACTGATCTTGGTCACTAATCTGTTCACATATAAAGATTAAATAGTAATTAATTACTATTTATGTTGACTTGTATTATTATACTATTCTGTACCTAAACTCCTTGAGATTATGTTATCCCAATATATAAGGAATATAGGATTTATGTAATATAATGAGGAATTGCATTGTCCTATATCTCTGAAGTAATTTACAAAGGGCATTCTATGGTCctaagacaaacaaacaaataaaaaccaagcaCACACACAATTTAGGGGCTAATTTATATGTGAAAGAAAGTCTttgaattcattaaaaataatttttctttttaaattctcttgtgTATTTTACCTGCgtactttgctttattgtgcttcactttattgctcTTCACagatattgcctttttttttccttccttccttccttccttccttccttccttccttccctccttccttcctcaaattgaagatttgtggtaACCATGTGTacagcaagtctattggcaccatttttccaacagcatgtgctcacttcatgtctctgtgtcacattttgataattctcacaagatttcaaaatttttcattatcataTCTGTTATGGTCATCTACAATCAGTGAcctttgatgttattattttaattatttgggggCATCGCAAACAGTGCCCACAAAAGATGGAGAACTTAAgcaataaatgttgtgtgtgttctgactgctccacccaCCAACTATTCCTTcaactctctccttctccttgagcctccctattccctgagacacaaggatattgaaattaggtcagttaatagcctctaagtgttcaagtgaaaggaagtgtTGTGTATCTCGtgctttaaatcaaaagctagaaatgattgagtttagtgaaaaagaaatgtcaaaagatgagataggccaaaagctaggtcACTTAggccagttagccaagttgtaaatacaaaggaaaaaaagttcttgaaggaaatgaaaagtgctactccagtgaacacatgagtGATAAGAAAGGGAAATGTCTTTGCTGCTGatagggagaaagttttagtggtctggatagaagatcaaatcagccacaacattcccttatgCTGAAGCCCaacccagagcaaggccctaactctctttaaATCTATGAAGGCTAAGAGAGGGTAGGAAGCTTCAGAAGAGAAGTTGGTTCATGAGATGTAAGGAAAAAGCTACCTCCATAAcacaaaagtgcaaggtgaagcagcaagtgctgaggTAGAAggtgcagcaagttatccagaggatctagctaagataattgatgaaggtgggtACActaaatcagcagtccccaacctttttggcaccagggaccagtttcatggaaaacaattttctcacagactggggtgggggtgggggactcaggtgatgatgtgagtgatggggagaggctgttaatacagatgaagcttcactcattcacccgccactcacctcctgtgaGTGGCCCCAGTTcttaagtttcatgaaagacaaattTTCCGCAGACCTGGGGGTGTGGTAACGGGAGCTCAGGTGGTGAGCAGACATGATAAACACAAGAAATCTTTTACACACATGAACCTATGGTTGTTGAAATTGAAATGGTCTCTCACCTTCTTTTTCCCTAAGGTGGAAGAAGGGTCCAAATATCTGTCCCATGGGCACAGACTTTACATTTGGGCCTATGAATTTAGTATATTGGGAGATGTGCTCAGAGATAATAATGAATGTTTGCTGCTGGCTTCCTACTACCTCACTGAACTTACTTTCTCTAACAAGTAGCTGAGTGTCCAATCAGATTTCTTAAACCATTCACATAATTTATATGGATATTATAAATGCAGAACTCTTATAAACACGGGGGGATCTACAGGGAACATCTCCGTGTTGTTCTAGATGGGTAAAGCATACCCATGTTTAATGCCTAGTCTTCATGGAATCTAGCTTTATGTCTAGAATATTTTTTATCACTCCATTATGTTAAAACAGAGTAATTAACTAGCAATAGGCAGAGGAGTGGATCACATACTAACCTCACTTCtcataaggaaataaatttcaggGACGTAAAAGATTTACATCTGTAAAGATAAAACTATGATATTAGTAAAAGCAAACATGgttaaatattgttttaacatAATAGAGTGATAAGAAATATCCTAGACATAAAACTAGAATCCATGAAGATAAAGACTCACATATTTGactatggaaatgaaaaaataagaaacagtgaACACAAGAAAAATATGAGACTATATTTTCCACACATGAAGCAAAGAGATGTTAACCTtgatttataaataacatttagcACTAAGTGAGAAAAGgttaaagaaacaatggaaaagtgtGGAAGTCCTATGAATTATCAATTCACAGTAGTAGAAGGTAAAATATCTGTAAAGACAGAAGTGCTCAACcttatttacaattaaaaaaataaaattaaaataacaaaatatacaactttatcacattaaaatataaattcgaTTTTGGTGGGGATGTGAGATAGGGGTACAAGAAGTCTCATATACTACTTTTTGAACATTGGCACAGTATTTGGGGGGAAATTAAGTACTTCAtccaatatttaaaagttttgcaACAGTTGAACAAAGAACTTCCACTTCTAAGATGAAGTgtcaaataaaaatgagcaataaTGCTCATTGTTCAAATAACCATTTATTAGAAAGCACCCCAGAAGTCCATCATTaagtaaatgatttaaaaatagaaacctcTATCGCTGATATAAAAATGTATGACATAATATGCATTTTAGATTTTAGATTATGattacatttaatgaaaaattatgcacatatgcatataaatttcataaaaatctaGGAGAACCATAAAGTCATTAAACTATTAGCAGTGCTTATCTCTGGTGTTAATATATTGGTTTATAGGGTTTCAgtcaaattctaatttttataaatttaatatctaTAACATTTAATTTGGTTAAATTAGATTCTATCCCTGAATAAATGCCTCTAAATATGTAGTTGGCATTTAGCTACCAAGGACTTCAAATCAGAGAATCACTTACTTTACATATAGcagtaaaagaatttttaaaatgatctgtAAATAACTTGAAGTTTGTCATGGTAACTAGCTGTGCTGGTTCATCATCTACTACCTAAATTACTTAGTGTTGCAGCAGCTCTAAAAACTCAGATTCATGACTATTGATTTGGAAATCTACTACAGATAGTCTTGATTGAAATGTATTCTAAGtcatgtatttgtttaaaaattttgtttatttctaattgacatataataattatacatgttTACAGGGTACACTGTGatatttcattgcatgtataCATTGCATAAAATTCAAATCAGGGTAGTTAATATATTTATCATCTCAAacctttgtcatttctttgtggtgataacTTTCAAGATCCActtttctagctatcttgaaatatataatatgttgttAAGAGCTATAGTCATCCTACTAGGTAATAAGACACCAGAACTTATTTTgcctaactgtaactttgtagcTGTTGACCAACCTCTACCCATCCCTCTCCTCCATTCCCTCCGCAGCCTCTGGTACCATTGTACTCTCTACTTCTACAGGGTCAACTTTTTTAGATTGCACATGTAAGtaagatcatgtgatatttgtctttctgtacctggcttatttcacttaacattatgtcctccaggctcatccatatTACCAAAAATAAcaggatttttattaatttttggagccgaatagtattccattgtgtatatataccacattttctttatccattcatccactgatggacacttaccttgcttccatctcttggctattaTGTATAGAGCTGCAATACTTATAAGAGCACAGATACCTCTTCAACATATATCAGCTTTTGACAAAGCATTTTTACCAGGAAGTCAGGAAGAAGTTTTTCTCTCCATCCCTTCTAAAATATCATCTGAGAATTACTGAGAAAATTCTTGGAAAGAAGAACAATAAGGGAGACAAAGCTGATATTAAGATGTTCTATAAAAAAAGAGTGATTGACATGATACCTTACTTTCATAAGAATAGATAGAATGACAAATAGAAATCTGAGGGTTCAGAAACAAAGTCACATATTAAAAATCTGATGTTTAGAATAAAAGTGACTTTCAAATCATTGGGAAGTTACTTCGAAACATGACTGATAGGTTTTGGAG encodes:
- the LOC138377478 gene encoding olfactory receptor 4L1, with protein sequence MDAKNGSVVTEFILLGFSERWELQIFFFVTFSLIYGATVVGNILIMVTVIFSSTLHSPMYFLLGNLSFLDMCLSTATTPKMITDLLSEHKTISVWGCMAQMFFMHFFGGAEMTLLLVMAFDRYVAICKPLHYRTIMSHRLLKGFVILSWIIGFTHTMSQMVLTVNLPFCGHNVINSIFCDLPLVIKLACVETYALELFVIADSGLLSFICFILLLVSYTVILVTVRQKSSGGLSKALSTLSAHIIVVTLFFGPCIFIYAWPFSALASNKTLPVFYTVITPLLNPIIYTLRNQKMQGAMRKLLFHHVSSAQNF